A window from Micromonospora terminaliae encodes these proteins:
- a CDS encoding MFS transporter, which translates to MSTLASPGTLAPAETGRPGRIAEWRPEDPRFWATTGAPVARRNLYVSIFAEHVGFSVWSLWSVMVLFLGPEYGIDPAGKFLLTAVPAALGAVLRLPYTLAVARFGGRNWTVVSALLLLVPAVPMAVLIEPGVSYATLMVLACLTGVGGGNFASSMANINLFFPERLKGRALGLNAGGGNLGVPAVQLVGLAVLATAGAAYPRLVPAVYLPLIVLAALAAARGLDNLPGARNEPGALRAAARDPHTWVMSLLYVGTFGSFIGFGFAFGQVLQLQFHDRFPTPVDAAWLTFLGPLIGSLVRPFGGQLADRLGGARVTFWNFVAMAAGAGLVLYAARDRSFPLYLAGFLALFVFSGIGNGSTYKMIPAIFRARAAAEAELAGDREAAERRARRRCGALIGIAGAVGASGGVLVNVAFRQSFLASGTADAAYLAFIAWYALCFLVTWAVYLRRGPRKLVGV; encoded by the coding sequence GTGAGCACGCTTGCTTCCCCCGGCACCCTGGCCCCGGCCGAGACCGGCCGCCCGGGACGGATCGCCGAATGGCGCCCCGAGGACCCGCGGTTCTGGGCCACGACCGGCGCGCCGGTCGCCCGCCGCAACCTGTACGTCTCGATCTTCGCCGAGCACGTGGGCTTCTCCGTGTGGAGCCTCTGGTCGGTCATGGTGCTCTTCCTGGGCCCCGAATACGGCATCGACCCGGCCGGCAAGTTCCTGCTCACCGCCGTGCCGGCGGCGCTGGGCGCGGTGCTGCGGCTGCCGTACACGCTGGCGGTGGCCCGGTTCGGCGGGCGGAACTGGACGGTCGTGAGCGCGCTGCTCCTGCTGGTGCCGGCCGTGCCCATGGCGGTGCTGATCGAGCCCGGCGTGTCGTACGCCACGCTCATGGTGCTGGCCTGCCTGACCGGCGTGGGCGGCGGCAACTTCGCCTCCTCCATGGCGAACATCAACCTGTTCTTCCCCGAGCGGCTCAAGGGCCGCGCGCTCGGGCTCAACGCCGGCGGCGGCAACCTCGGCGTGCCGGCCGTGCAGCTCGTCGGGCTGGCGGTGCTGGCCACCGCCGGGGCCGCGTACCCCCGGCTGGTGCCGGCGGTCTACCTGCCGCTGATCGTGCTCGCGGCGCTGGCCGCGGCGCGGGGGCTGGACAACCTCCCCGGGGCGCGCAACGAGCCCGGCGCGCTGCGTGCGGCGGCCCGGGACCCGCACACCTGGGTGATGTCCCTGCTCTACGTCGGCACGTTCGGCTCGTTCATCGGCTTCGGCTTCGCCTTCGGCCAGGTGCTCCAGCTCCAGTTCCACGACCGGTTCCCCACCCCGGTCGACGCCGCCTGGCTGACCTTCCTGGGGCCGCTGATCGGGTCCCTGGTCCGGCCGTTCGGCGGCCAGCTCGCCGACCGGCTCGGCGGGGCTCGGGTCACCTTCTGGAACTTCGTGGCGATGGCCGCCGGCGCGGGGCTGGTGCTGTACGCCGCCCGGGACCGGTCCTTCCCGCTCTACCTGGCCGGGTTCCTGGCGCTCTTCGTCTTCTCCGGGATCGGCAACGGCTCGACGTACAAGATGATCCCGGCGATCTTCCGGGCCCGGGCCGCCGCCGAGGCGGAGCTGGCCGGCGACCGGGAGGCGGCCGAGCGGCGGGCTCGGCGGCGCTGCGGGGCGCTCATCGGCATCGCCGGGGCGGTGGGCGCGTCGGGGGGCGTGCTGGTGAACGTGGCGTTCCGGCAGTCGTTCCTGGCCTCCGGCACCGCCGACGCCGCCTACCTGGCCTTCATCGCCTGGTACGCGCTCTGTTTCCTGGTGACCTGGGCGGTGTACCTGCGGCGGGGGCCGCGTAAGCTGGTCGGTGTGTGA
- a CDS encoding type II toxin-antitoxin system PemK/MazF family toxin, with protein sequence MLRRGEVWRISGARERLGLVISSDVYNSTAVPIVIVVEVVEESLLRDSPLAVPMGTYVVMPDRLSSPMKKWFTECVDVADTETMQRVGRALRILQEI encoded by the coding sequence GTGCTGCGTAGGGGAGAGGTCTGGCGCATCTCCGGCGCCCGGGAACGGCTCGGCCTGGTCATCAGCTCCGACGTCTACAACTCCACCGCCGTGCCGATCGTGATCGTGGTCGAGGTGGTCGAGGAGTCGCTGCTCCGCGACTCGCCCCTGGCCGTGCCGATGGGCACCTACGTGGTGATGCCCGACCGGCTCTCCTCGCCCATGAAGAAGTGGTTCACCGAGTGCGTCGACGTGGCCGACACCGAGACAATGCAGCGGGTCGGCCGCGCGCTGCGGATCCTCCAGGAGATCTGA
- a CDS encoding DUF6364 family protein yields the protein MTAKVTLSFSDETIEEARRFAKREGLSLSAWMDQAAREKALREVFTAHAEAVARAGLDLESAALADAREAALVDDALFGGGRTSAA from the coding sequence ATGACCGCCAAGGTGACACTGTCGTTCTCCGACGAGACGATCGAGGAGGCGCGCCGGTTCGCCAAGCGGGAAGGGCTCTCCCTCTCCGCCTGGATGGACCAGGCCGCGCGGGAGAAGGCGCTGCGCGAGGTCTTCACCGCGCACGCCGAGGCGGTCGCCCGCGCCGGCCTGGACCTGGAGTCCGCCGCGCTGGCCGACGCCCGGGAGGCCGCGCTGGTCGACGACGCGCTGTTCGGCGGCGGGCGCACGAGTGCTGCGTAG
- a CDS encoding class I SAM-dependent methyltransferase — protein MGVADAFDAVAGSYDAARRRLVPCFDAFYGTAVEVAAPPLRAALAAGRTPEVLDLGAGTGLLSLLLAAAVPGVRLTLVDGAPGMLAVATGHLAAREVPHRTVLADLADPLPAGRYDAVVSALAIHHLDDDGKRALYRRVAEALAPGGVFVNAEQVAGPTPALDRRYDEVWTARITELGSDAAEIAGARERMRHDRPAPVADQCRWLSEAGLADVDCFFKEWRFAVFGGRRP, from the coding sequence ATGGGTGTGGCGGACGCGTTCGACGCGGTGGCGGGCAGCTACGACGCGGCCCGGCGCCGGCTGGTGCCCTGCTTCGACGCCTTCTACGGCACGGCCGTCGAGGTGGCCGCGCCCCCGCTGCGGGCGGCGCTCGCCGCGGGGCGTACCCCCGAGGTGCTGGACCTGGGCGCGGGCACCGGGCTGCTCTCCCTGCTGCTGGCCGCGGCGGTCCCCGGGGTCCGGCTGACCCTGGTCGACGGCGCGCCCGGCATGCTCGCGGTGGCCACCGGTCACCTGGCCGCCCGGGAGGTGCCGCACCGCACCGTGCTCGCCGACCTGGCCGATCCGCTGCCCGCCGGCCGCTACGACGCGGTGGTCTCCGCGCTCGCCATCCACCACCTGGACGACGACGGCAAGCGGGCGCTCTACCGCCGGGTGGCCGAGGCGCTGGCGCCGGGCGGCGTCTTCGTCAACGCCGAGCAGGTGGCCGGGCCGACGCCGGCCCTCGACCGGCGCTACGACGAGGTCTGGACGGCCCGGATCACGGAGCTGGGCTCGGACGCCGCGGAGATCGCCGGAGCCCGGGAGCGGATGCGGCACGACCGGCCCGCGCCGGTGGCCGACCAGTGCCGCTGGCTCAGCGAGGCCGGCCTGGCCGACGTGGACTGCTTCTTCAAGGAGTGGCGGTTCGCGGTGTTCGGGGGGCGGCGTCCCTGA
- a CDS encoding molybdopterin oxidoreductase family protein: MTDGARLATQPGARPREAATHCPYCALQCGMVLRENGARVEVAARDFPTNRGGLCQKGWTAADLLDHPDRLTTPLLRDRPGGELRPAGWDEALDRVAGGLRAIQERHGRDAVAVFGGGGLTNEKAYALGKFARVALGTRHIDYNGRWCMSSAAAAGLRAFGVDRGLPFPLADLGRADTLLLVGANPAETMPPLMRHLADQRERGGRLIVVDPRLTATARQADLHLQPLPGTDLAVANALLHIALTEGWLDRAYVADRTTGFDEVRRTVAGCWPAEAERLSGVPVADLEATARALATVDRAVILTARGAEQHAKGVDTVTAFINLALALGLPGRPGSGYGCLTGQGNGQGGREHGQKADQLPGYRRIDDPAARAHVAGVWGVDPTTLPGPGVPAYQLLDSLGTAHGPRALLVFGSNPVVSAPRAARVESRLRDLDLLVVADFLRSETAELADVVLPVAQWAEEDGTMTNLEGRVLRRRALRQPPPGVRTDLAVLAGLAARLDAPGAFPTDPAAVFAELRRASAGGPADYAGVSWDRIDAGSGVFWPCPDADGPDTPRLFADRFPTPDGRARFRAVTHRPAAEPVCADYPLHFTTGRVLAHYQSGTQTRRVAALRRAAPGGFVELHPDLAGRLGVAEGEEVRVVSRRGELRAPARLSPAIRPDTVFAPFHWAGVARANSVTNDAVDPVSGMPEFKICAVRVEKA; encoded by the coding sequence ATGACAGACGGTGCACGGCTGGCGACGCAACCGGGGGCCCGGCCCCGGGAGGCGGCCACGCACTGCCCGTACTGCGCCCTCCAGTGCGGCATGGTGCTCCGCGAGAACGGGGCACGCGTCGAGGTCGCGGCCCGGGACTTCCCCACCAACCGCGGCGGCCTCTGCCAGAAGGGCTGGACCGCCGCCGACCTGCTCGACCACCCGGACCGGCTGACCACCCCGCTGCTGCGCGACCGGCCCGGCGGTGAGCTGCGCCCGGCGGGCTGGGACGAGGCGCTCGACCGGGTCGCCGGCGGGCTGCGGGCGATCCAGGAGCGGCACGGGCGGGACGCCGTCGCGGTCTTCGGCGGCGGCGGGCTGACCAACGAGAAGGCGTACGCGCTCGGCAAGTTCGCCCGGGTGGCGCTGGGCACCCGGCACATCGACTACAACGGACGCTGGTGCATGTCCTCCGCGGCGGCGGCCGGGCTGCGCGCCTTCGGCGTCGACCGGGGACTCCCCTTCCCCCTGGCCGACCTGGGCCGGGCCGACACCCTGCTGCTGGTCGGCGCGAACCCCGCCGAGACCATGCCGCCGCTCATGCGCCACCTGGCCGACCAGCGCGAGCGGGGCGGCCGGCTCATCGTCGTCGACCCCCGGCTCACCGCCACCGCCCGCCAGGCCGACCTGCACCTGCAACCGCTGCCCGGCACCGACCTGGCGGTGGCGAACGCGCTCCTGCACATCGCACTCACCGAGGGCTGGCTCGACCGGGCGTACGTGGCCGACCGGACCACCGGCTTCGACGAGGTACGGCGGACCGTGGCGGGCTGCTGGCCGGCCGAGGCGGAACGGCTCTCCGGAGTGCCGGTGGCCGACCTGGAGGCCACCGCCCGGGCTCTGGCCACCGTGGACCGCGCGGTCATCCTCACCGCACGCGGCGCCGAGCAGCACGCCAAGGGCGTCGACACGGTGACCGCGTTCATCAACCTGGCGCTCGCGCTGGGCCTGCCCGGCCGCCCCGGCTCCGGTTACGGCTGCCTCACCGGCCAGGGCAACGGGCAGGGCGGCCGGGAGCACGGGCAGAAGGCCGACCAGCTCCCCGGCTACCGGCGGATCGACGACCCCGCGGCCCGCGCGCACGTGGCCGGGGTCTGGGGCGTGGACCCCACGACGCTGCCCGGACCCGGCGTACCGGCCTATCAGCTCCTCGACTCGCTCGGCACCGCGCACGGCCCCCGGGCCCTGCTGGTCTTCGGCTCGAACCCGGTGGTGTCGGCGCCCCGCGCGGCCCGGGTCGAGTCCCGGCTGCGCGACCTGGACCTGCTGGTGGTGGCCGACTTCCTTCGCTCCGAAACCGCCGAACTCGCCGACGTGGTGCTGCCCGTCGCCCAGTGGGCCGAGGAGGACGGCACCATGACCAACCTGGAGGGCCGGGTGCTGCGCCGCCGGGCGCTGCGTCAACCACCCCCCGGCGTCCGCACCGACCTGGCCGTCCTGGCCGGGCTGGCGGCCCGCCTCGACGCGCCCGGCGCGTTCCCCACCGACCCGGCGGCGGTCTTCGCCGAGCTGCGCCGGGCCTCGGCCGGCGGCCCGGCCGACTACGCCGGGGTCAGCTGGGACCGGATCGACGCCGGCAGCGGCGTCTTCTGGCCCTGCCCGGACGCGGACGGGCCGGACACCCCGCGCCTCTTCGCCGACCGGTTCCCCACCCCGGACGGCCGGGCCCGGTTCCGCGCCGTGACCCACCGGCCGGCCGCCGAGCCGGTCTGCGCCGACTACCCGCTGCACTTCACCACCGGCCGGGTGCTCGCCCACTACCAGTCCGGCACACAGACCCGGCGGGTCGCCGCGCTGCGCCGGGCCGCCCCCGGCGGCTTCGTCGAGCTGCACCCCGACCTGGCCGGCCGGCTCGGGGTGGCCGAGGGCGAGGAGGTCCGGGTGGTCTCGCGCCGGGGCGAGCTGCGCGCGCCGGCCCGGCTCAGCCCGGCGATCCGGCCGGACACCGTCTTCGCACCGTTCCACTGGGCCGGCGTGGCGCGGGCCAACTCGGTGACCAACGACGCCGTCGACCCGGTCTCCGGGATGCCGGAGTTCAAGATCTGCGCCGTCCGGGTGGAGAAGGCATGA
- a CDS encoding FAD-dependent oxidoreductase, which translates to MTERIVIVGYGMAGARLAAELHARGGDRKVTVLGAEPHRAYNRILLSTLLAGKIGEPDVELVEVAGQGADVRTGTAVTAVDRAAREVRTADGDRHGYDHLVLATGSRALVPPLPGLDPLPDRVVPFRTLDDCRRILAAARGARRALVLGGGLLGLEAARGLAARGLDVTVVHPVGHLMERQLDEPAGAVLAGTLAGLGVRTRLGVPATGVAADADGIRLDLGDGGSLAADLLVLSCGVRPDTALAATAGLAVDRGVLVDDRMRTSDRRISAIGDCAQHDGTLTGLVAPAWAQARVVAEVLTGDDPLVRYRPRPVVTRLKAAGIDLAAMGDASGAPDGGGPVEELTFADPARGTYARLRIRDERLTGAILLGDNPAVGTVVQLFDRGAPVPADRRSLLLGRAFGAAPAAPAASPALMPDAATVCQCNDVSKGALVACWRAGARTVAALSGATRAATGCGGCRDAVAGIAGWLAEVDPVAGDGMDRVEVTR; encoded by the coding sequence ATGACCGAGCGCATCGTGATCGTGGGATACGGCATGGCGGGCGCCCGCCTCGCCGCCGAGCTGCACGCCCGGGGCGGGGACCGGAAGGTGACCGTGCTCGGGGCGGAGCCGCACCGGGCGTACAACCGGATCCTGCTCTCCACCCTGCTCGCCGGGAAGATCGGCGAGCCGGACGTCGAGCTGGTCGAGGTCGCCGGGCAGGGCGCGGACGTCCGCACCGGCACCGCGGTCACCGCGGTCGACCGGGCCGCCCGGGAGGTACGCACCGCCGACGGTGACCGGCACGGCTACGACCACCTGGTCCTGGCCACCGGCAGCCGGGCCCTGGTGCCGCCGCTGCCCGGGCTCGACCCGCTGCCCGACCGGGTGGTCCCGTTCCGCACCCTGGACGACTGCCGGCGGATCCTCGCCGCGGCCCGGGGCGCCCGCCGGGCGCTGGTGCTCGGCGGCGGGCTGCTCGGGCTGGAGGCGGCCCGCGGGCTCGCCGCCCGGGGCCTCGACGTGACCGTGGTCCACCCGGTCGGGCACCTCATGGAACGGCAGCTCGACGAGCCGGCCGGGGCGGTCCTCGCCGGCACCCTCGCCGGGCTCGGGGTACGCACCCGGCTGGGCGTCCCGGCGACCGGGGTGGCCGCCGACGCCGACGGGATCCGCCTCGACCTCGGCGACGGCGGCTCGCTCGCGGCCGACCTGCTGGTCCTCTCCTGCGGCGTACGCCCGGACACCGCGCTGGCGGCCACGGCGGGGCTGGCCGTGGACCGGGGCGTGCTGGTGGACGACCGGATGCGCACGAGCGACCGGCGGATCTCGGCCATCGGCGACTGCGCCCAGCACGACGGCACGCTGACCGGGCTGGTCGCCCCGGCGTGGGCGCAGGCCCGGGTGGTGGCCGAGGTGCTGACCGGCGACGATCCGCTGGTCCGCTACCGGCCCCGGCCGGTGGTCACCCGGCTCAAGGCGGCCGGGATCGACCTGGCCGCCATGGGCGACGCGTCCGGTGCGCCGGACGGGGGCGGGCCGGTCGAGGAGCTGACCTTCGCCGACCCGGCCCGGGGCACGTACGCCCGGCTGCGAATCCGCGACGAGCGGCTGACCGGCGCGATCCTGCTCGGCGACAACCCGGCGGTCGGCACCGTGGTGCAGCTCTTCGACCGGGGTGCGCCGGTGCCGGCGGACCGGCGCTCGCTGCTGCTCGGGCGGGCGTTCGGCGCCGCACCGGCCGCACCCGCCGCGTCCCCGGCGCTCATGCCGGACGCGGCCACGGTGTGCCAGTGCAACGACGTGAGCAAGGGCGCGCTGGTGGCGTGCTGGCGCGCCGGCGCCCGGACCGTCGCGGCGCTGTCCGGGGCCACCCGGGCGGCCACCGGCTGCGGCGGCTGCCGGGACGCGGTTGCCGGCATCGCGGGCTGGCTCGCCGAGGTGGATCCGGTGGCAGGTGACGGGATGGACCGTGTGGAGGTGACGCGATGA
- the nirB gene encoding nitrite reductase large subunit NirB: MSGGRLVVVGNGMVGQRFVEALRARDQERRWRVTVLGEERRPAYDRVRLSAFFDGVSADELNLHTPDDGVDLRLGEPALAVDRVRRVVRSARGEHPYDALVLATGSSAFVPPVDGTGLPGVFVYRTLDDLAAIRAYAAGRRTGAVIGGGLLGLEAANALRLLGLVTSVVEFAPRLMPVQVDEAGGAMLRRYVEELGVTTYLGVATTALRPGPDGAVGALELADGRTVGADLVVVAAGIRPRDELARAAGLPLGPRGGVLVDAGCRTADERIWAVGECAAVEGTCHGLVAPGYATAEVVADRLLGGAATFPGADTATKLKLLGVDVASFGDAHGVTPGCLDVTFTDPATRAYAKLVLSDDATTLLGGVLVGDASAYPTLRASVGGPLPAPPLALLAPAGGAGAGALPAAAQVCSCNAVTRADLDAAIAGGATDVPALKACTRAGTSCGSCVPMLKQLLDAAGVAQSRALCEHFDTGRQELFDIVRVRGIRTFSQLIAEHGRGRGCDICKPVVASILASLGTGHVLDGEQASLQDTNDHFLANLQRDGSYSVVPRIPGGEITPEKLIVIGEVARDFRLYTKITGGQRIDLFGARVEQLPQIWRRLVDAGFESGHAYGKALRTVKSCVGETWCRYGVQDSVGLAVALELRYRGLRAPHKLKSAVSGCARECAEARSKDFGVIATETGWNLYVGGNGGFRPRHADLFATDLSTEALIQLIDRFLIYYIRTADRLQRTAAWIEAMDGGLDHLRSVLVDDSLGLCADLDAAMARHVAGYSDEWRDVLEDPERLRRFTSFVNAPDVPDPSITFAVERGQPVPSRGADGRRPVALGLPGVRR, encoded by the coding sequence ATGAGCGGCGGCAGGCTGGTGGTCGTCGGCAACGGCATGGTCGGGCAGCGCTTCGTGGAGGCGTTGCGGGCCCGGGACCAGGAGCGGCGCTGGCGGGTCACGGTGCTCGGCGAGGAGCGGCGACCGGCGTACGACCGGGTGCGGCTCTCCGCCTTCTTCGACGGGGTGAGCGCCGACGAGTTGAACCTGCACACCCCCGACGACGGGGTGGACCTGCGGCTGGGCGAGCCGGCGCTGGCCGTCGACCGGGTGCGGCGGGTCGTGCGGAGCGCGCGCGGCGAGCACCCGTACGACGCGCTGGTGCTGGCCACCGGCTCGTCGGCGTTCGTGCCCCCGGTCGACGGCACGGGCCTGCCGGGCGTCTTCGTCTACCGGACCCTGGACGACCTGGCGGCGATCCGGGCGTACGCGGCGGGCCGGCGCACCGGTGCGGTGATCGGGGGCGGGCTGCTCGGCCTGGAGGCGGCCAACGCGCTGCGCCTGCTGGGCCTGGTCACCAGCGTGGTCGAGTTCGCGCCGCGGCTCATGCCGGTGCAGGTGGACGAGGCGGGTGGGGCGATGCTCCGCCGTTACGTCGAGGAGCTGGGCGTCACGACGTACCTCGGGGTGGCCACGACCGCGCTGCGCCCCGGCCCGGACGGGGCGGTCGGCGCGCTGGAACTCGCCGACGGGCGCACGGTCGGGGCGGACCTGGTGGTGGTGGCCGCCGGGATCCGGCCCCGGGACGAGCTGGCCCGGGCGGCCGGGCTGCCGCTCGGCCCGCGCGGCGGGGTGCTGGTCGACGCGGGCTGCCGGACGGCGGACGAGCGGATCTGGGCGGTCGGCGAGTGCGCCGCCGTGGAGGGCACCTGTCACGGGCTGGTCGCCCCCGGCTACGCGACCGCCGAGGTGGTCGCCGACCGGCTGCTCGGTGGGGCGGCCACCTTCCCGGGCGCGGACACCGCCACCAAGCTCAAGCTGCTCGGGGTGGACGTGGCGTCGTTCGGCGACGCGCACGGCGTCACCCCGGGCTGCCTCGACGTCACCTTCACCGACCCGGCCACCCGCGCGTACGCGAAGCTGGTCCTCTCCGACGACGCGACGACGCTGCTCGGCGGCGTGCTGGTGGGCGACGCGAGCGCGTACCCGACGTTGCGGGCGAGTGTCGGCGGGCCGCTGCCCGCTCCCCCGCTGGCGCTGCTGGCCCCGGCGGGCGGCGCGGGCGCCGGGGCGCTGCCGGCCGCCGCGCAGGTCTGCTCCTGCAACGCGGTGACCCGGGCCGACCTGGACGCGGCCATCGCGGGCGGGGCGACCGACGTGCCGGCGCTCAAGGCGTGCACCCGGGCCGGGACGAGCTGCGGCTCCTGCGTGCCGATGCTCAAGCAGCTCCTCGACGCGGCCGGGGTGGCGCAGTCCCGGGCGCTCTGCGAGCACTTTGACACCGGCCGGCAGGAGCTGTTCGACATCGTCCGGGTCCGGGGCATCCGGACCTTCTCCCAGCTCATCGCCGAACACGGGCGCGGGCGGGGCTGCGACATCTGCAAGCCGGTGGTCGCGTCGATCCTCGCCTCGCTGGGCACCGGGCACGTGCTCGACGGCGAGCAGGCGTCCCTTCAGGACACCAACGACCACTTCCTGGCCAACCTGCAACGCGACGGCAGCTACTCGGTCGTGCCGCGGATACCGGGCGGTGAGATCACCCCGGAGAAGCTCATCGTGATCGGTGAGGTGGCCCGGGACTTCCGGCTCTACACCAAGATCACCGGCGGTCAGCGGATCGACCTGTTCGGCGCCCGGGTCGAGCAGCTCCCGCAGATCTGGCGCCGGCTGGTGGACGCGGGCTTCGAGTCCGGCCACGCGTACGGCAAGGCGCTGCGCACGGTGAAGTCCTGCGTCGGCGAGACCTGGTGCCGGTACGGGGTGCAGGACTCGGTGGGGCTGGCCGTCGCGCTGGAACTGCGGTACCGGGGGCTGCGCGCACCGCACAAGCTGAAGTCGGCGGTCTCCGGCTGCGCCCGCGAGTGCGCCGAGGCCCGGAGCAAGGACTTCGGCGTCATCGCCACCGAGACCGGATGGAACCTCTACGTCGGCGGCAACGGCGGCTTCCGGCCCCGCCACGCCGACCTGTTCGCCACCGACCTGTCGACGGAGGCGCTGATCCAGCTGATCGACCGCTTCCTGATCTACTACATCCGCACGGCCGACCGGTTGCAGCGCACCGCCGCCTGGATCGAGGCGATGGACGGTGGGCTCGACCACCTCCGGTCCGTACTCGTGGACGACTCGCTGGGGCTCTGCGCCGACCTCGACGCGGCCATGGCCCGGCACGTCGCCGGCTACTCCGACGAGTGGCGGGACGTGCTGGAGGACCCGGAGCGGCTGCGCCGCTTCACCTCCTTCGTCAACGCCCCCGACGTGCCCGACCCGTCCATCACCTTCGCCGTCGAGCGCGGCCAGCCGGTGCCCAGCCGGGGTGCCGACGGCCGGCGGCCGGTCGCGCTGGGCCTTCCGGGGGTACGGCGATGA
- the nirD gene encoding nitrite reductase small subunit NirD → MRTLDWTAVCPLDRLDPDRGVAALVDGVQVALFRTGDELYAVDNLDPVGGAQVMSRGIVGSRGGLPTLASPLHKQVYDLTTGRCLDLPGVALRRHEVRCRDGLVEVRLRQEE, encoded by the coding sequence ATGAGGACGCTGGACTGGACGGCGGTCTGCCCGCTGGACCGCCTCGACCCGGACCGGGGCGTGGCCGCCCTGGTCGACGGGGTGCAGGTGGCTCTCTTCCGCACCGGCGACGAGCTGTACGCGGTCGACAACCTCGACCCGGTCGGCGGCGCGCAGGTGATGTCCCGGGGCATCGTGGGCAGCCGCGGCGGCCTGCCGACCCTCGCCTCCCCGCTGCACAAGCAGGTCTACGACCTGACCACCGGGCGGTGCCTGGACCTCCCGGGCGTGGCGCTGCGGCGGCACGAGGTGCGCTGCCGGGACGGCCTCGTCGAGGTGCGGTTGCGACAGGAGGAGTGA
- a CDS encoding uroporphyrinogen-III synthase, with the protein MREELAGFTIGVTADRRRDELAALLQRRGARVVLAPALRIVPLADDTDLREATRACLERPPDVLMANTGIGMRGWLEAAEGWGLAEPLRGVLARSYVVARGPKATGAIRAAGLREHWSPASESCDEVVEHLVRRGVAGQVIALQLHGERQPECTEALEAAGATVIEVPVYRWAPPTDPAPLHRLIDLVAGRMVDAVTFTSAPAAEALLRAAGDRTETVLAALRGDVLAGCVGAVTAEPLVRRGVPVSAPNRARLGALVRTIVDELPRRTVTVKAGGHLLTLRGHAAVVDGELRPLAPAPMAVLRALAAAPGKVLSRTALLRTLPRGADEHAVEMAVARLRVGLDAPRVVQTVVKRGYRLRVD; encoded by the coding sequence ATGCGCGAGGAACTGGCGGGCTTCACCATCGGGGTCACGGCGGACCGGCGGCGCGACGAGCTGGCCGCGCTGCTCCAGCGCCGTGGTGCGCGGGTGGTGCTCGCCCCGGCGCTGCGGATCGTGCCGCTGGCCGACGACACCGACCTGCGCGAGGCCACCCGGGCCTGCCTGGAGCGCCCGCCGGACGTGCTCATGGCCAACACCGGGATCGGGATGCGCGGCTGGCTGGAGGCGGCCGAGGGCTGGGGGCTGGCGGAGCCGCTGCGCGGCGTGCTCGCCCGGTCGTACGTGGTGGCGCGCGGCCCCAAGGCGACCGGGGCGATCCGGGCGGCCGGCCTGCGGGAGCACTGGTCCCCCGCCTCGGAGAGCTGCGACGAGGTGGTCGAGCACCTGGTCCGCCGCGGGGTGGCCGGCCAGGTCATCGCGCTGCAACTGCACGGCGAGCGGCAACCGGAGTGCACCGAGGCGCTGGAGGCGGCCGGGGCCACCGTCATCGAGGTGCCGGTCTACCGCTGGGCGCCGCCCACCGACCCGGCGCCGCTGCACCGGCTCATCGACCTCGTCGCCGGGCGGATGGTCGACGCCGTCACGTTCACCTCCGCCCCGGCGGCCGAGGCGCTGCTGCGGGCGGCCGGTGACCGCACCGAGACGGTGCTGGCGGCGCTGCGCGGGGACGTGCTGGCCGGCTGCGTCGGCGCGGTGACCGCCGAGCCCCTGGTGCGGCGCGGGGTGCCGGTGAGCGCCCCGAACCGGGCCCGGCTGGGCGCCCTGGTCCGGACGATCGTCGACGAGCTGCCCCGCCGGACGGTGACCGTGAAGGCGGGCGGGCACCTGCTGACCCTGCGCGGCCACGCCGCGGTGGTGGACGGTGAGCTGCGCCCGCTCGCGCCGGCCCCCATGGCGGTGCTGCGGGCGCTCGCGGCCGCACCGGGGAAGGTGCTGTCCCGGACGGCCCTGCTGCGTACCCTGCCCCGGGGCGCGGACGAGCACGCGGTGGAGATGGCGGTCGCCCGCCTGCGGGTCGGGCTCGACGCCCCCCGCGTGGTGCAGACCGTGGTCAAGCGCGGCTACCGGCTGCGGGTCGACTGA
- a CDS encoding GTP-binding protein, translating into MDFANYDPAGANRSREIISAKIVIAGGFGVGKTTLVGAISEIQPLTTEALMTAAGVGIDDPSKVPGKETTTVAMDFGRITMAEDLILYLFGTPGQTRFWFMWDEIIRGAVGAAVLVDTRRITDAFAPLDYFENRNLPYVVALNRFDDAPQYELEEVREALAISPDVPLVMCDARRRDSVKQVLVTVVEHAMLRLQAEHGFATPVG; encoded by the coding sequence GTGGACTTCGCGAACTATGACCCCGCGGGGGCGAACCGCAGCCGGGAGATCATCTCCGCGAAGATCGTCATCGCGGGCGGCTTCGGGGTGGGCAAGACCACCCTGGTCGGCGCGATCTCCGAGATCCAGCCGCTGACCACCGAGGCGCTGATGACGGCGGCCGGCGTCGGCATCGACGACCCGTCGAAGGTGCCCGGCAAGGAGACCACCACGGTCGCCATGGACTTCGGCCGGATCACCATGGCGGAGGACCTGATCCTCTATCTCTTCGGCACGCCGGGCCAGACCCGCTTCTGGTTCATGTGGGACGAGATCATCCGGGGCGCGGTGGGGGCGGCCGTGCTGGTGGACACCCGCCGGATCACCGACGCCTTCGCGCCGCTGGACTACTTCGAGAACCGCAACCTGCCGTACGTGGTGGCGCTGAACCGGTTCGACGACGCGCCGCAGTACGAGCTGGAGGAGGTCCGCGAGGCACTCGCGATCTCGCCGGACGTGCCGCTCGTGATGTGCGACGCGCGGCGGCGCGACTCGGTCAAGCAGGTGCTGGTGACCGTGGTCGAGCACGCCATGCTCCGCCTCCAGGCCGAGCACGGCTTCGCGACCCCGGTCGGCTGA